One genomic region from Amblyraja radiata isolate CabotCenter1 chromosome 17, sAmbRad1.1.pri, whole genome shotgun sequence encodes:
- the LOC116982856 gene encoding nuclear receptor coactivator 5-like, with translation MATWIKPRVAQTHKLSADGSAYASTEYNIAREAVPRTNEVVEYYSGYPEGYTAEDYNYTWTGEACRPEDGRREELYQQFYKELEEDYNKEKHADCVVIALSKQQGDYAKLIGRRVQELGLLVDLVYLKLELALDTALKDVREEGSPFCVVVGGEHQSLSSCTVIILYAGHKEHRNMPLEDALDLISREHQRIFGENLEKERLEIAHKAANLADDYLHREAYSESHVVPTTVRHLMFLVGDGKHLYAEELQVVIEYLTKRKEGVETEANSNWQTYQEERPEAYQWPHEASLQQAAGTESYYDVGSASQTSNKPKPLLPTPVRPPLLGHAPLSQKKTPLLGDRPIRALLPAPGHALKLGARLQLQ, from the exons ATGGCTACTTGGATAAAACCTAGGGTGGCCCAAACACACAAACTGAGCGCAGATGGAAG TGCTTACGCGTCCACAGAATACAACATTGCAAGAGAAGCTGTGCCAAG AACAAatgaagtggtggaatattatagTGGTTATCCTGAAGGTTACACTGCAGAGGATTACAACTACACCTGGACTG GAGAAGCCTGCAGGCCTGAAGATGGTCGCCGAGAAGAACTTTATCAGCAGTTCTATAAAGAATTGGAGGAGGATTACAACAAAGAAAAGCACGCTGATTGTGTTGTCATAGCCCTAAGCAAGCAACAAGG GGATTATGCCAAACTAATAGGACGTCGAGTGCAAGAGCTTGGACTTCTCGTGGATTTGGTCTACCTTAAATTAGAGTTGGCTCTGGATACTGCTCTGAAAGATGTTCGTGAAGAAGGTTCCCCCTTTTGTGTTGTTGTCGGTGGAGAACATCAGTCTCTTTCATCTTGCACAGTCATTATTTTGTATGCTGGCCACAAAG AGCATCGTAACATGCCTTTAGAAGATGCCTTGGACCTGATTTCCCGTGAGCATCAACGCATATTTGGTGAGAATCTGGAGAAAGAGCGGCTGGAGATTGCACACAAGGCGGCTAACTTGGCAGACGATTATCTTCACCGTGAGGCTTACAGCGAAAGCCATGTTGTGCCCACCACCGTCCGACATCTTATGTTTCTGGTTGGTGATGGAAAGCACCTTTATGCAGAGGAGCTGCAAGTCGTCATTGAATATTTGACCAAGCGAAAAGAGGGAGTTGAGACAG AGGCGAATAGTAATTGGCAAACCTATCAAGAGGAGAGACCTGAAGCTTATCAGTGGCCCCATGAAG catctcTTCAACAAGCTGCTGGAACTGAGAGTTATTATGACGTAGGCAGTGCTTCACAAACTTCCAACAAGCCCAAGCCCCTCCTTCCAACGCCAGTCAGGCCACCCCTTTTGGGTCACGCGCCTCTTTCTCAGAAAAAAACGCCTCTGTTGGGTGACCGGCCAATTAGGGCTCTTCTGCCAGCTCCAG